In Malus sylvestris chromosome 15, drMalSylv7.2, whole genome shotgun sequence, a single genomic region encodes these proteins:
- the LOC126603997 gene encoding uncharacterized protein LOC126603997, whose amino-acid sequence MSGPSDRRFDLNLVEEAAPPSPDNIWRPSFVSPTGPLTVGDSVMKNDMTAAVVARNLLTPKDNRLLSKRSDELAVKDSLALSVQCAGSVSNMAQRLFARTRQVESLAAEVMSLKQEIRGLKHENKQLHRLAHDYATNMKRKLDQMKESDGQVLLDHQRFVGLFQRHLLPSSSGAVPRNEAPNDQPLMPPPSRVLSSTEAPNDPPPVPSLSGALPTAETSPKQPL is encoded by the coding sequence atgtctggcccctccgaccgtcgttttgacttgaaccttgttgaagaggcagccccgccttctccagacaacatatggcgcccatccttcgtctcccctactggtcctcttaccgttggggattccgtaatgaagaatgatatgaccgctgcggtggtggccaggaaccttctcactcccaaagataacagactactttccaaacggtctgatgagttagctgttaaggattcgttggctctcagtgttcagtgtgcaggttctgtgtctaatatggcccaacgcctatttgctcgaacccgccaagttgaatcattggcggctgaagtgatgagtctcaaacaggagattagagggctcaagcatgagaataaacagttgcaccggctcgctcatgactatgctacaaacatgaagaggaagcttgaccagatgaaggagtctgatggtcaggttttacttgatcatcagagatttgtgggtttgttccaaaggcatttattgccttcatcttctggggctgtaccgcgtaatgaagctccaaatgatcaacctctgatgcctcctccttctagggttctgtccagtactgaggctccgaatgatccccctccagtgccttctctttctggggctctaccgactgctgagacttctcctaagcaacctttgtga